In the Coraliomargarita sinensis genome, GACCAACGCACGGGACGGCTTTTCCGCCTGATCGGGGAACTCGAGCCGAACACAAGGTTGGCCCGTGTCGTCATCGAGGTGGACGACCCCTTGTGCCGCAAGCCTGAGTCGGCCGGCCTCCCCCCTCTCCTCGTCGGTGAGTTTCTCGAGGTGCACATACAAGGCGAAAGCCTACAAGACGTCGTCCGTATCCCCGTCGACTACCTACGCAAAAACGACACGGCCTGGGTCATGGCCGAAGACGACAAACTGGAAATACGTCAACTCGATATCATCTTCAAAGACAGCAACTACGCCTATCTGAAATCAGGCATCTCCGAAGGTGAGCGTATCATCACCAGTAGCCTTTCGCGGGTCACCGAAGGGGCCGAATTACGCGTCGAAGTAGAGAACTCCACACCCAGCGAATAATGGAAGATTCCAGCAACGCGCCGAAGGGCATGCTCGCTTGGATGGCGAAGAAATCGATCGCCGCCAACCTGCTCATGCTGCTGTTGATTGCGGGCGGCTTCTGGACTGCGATCAATATTCAGAAAGAGGTCTTTCCCGAGTTTGAGCTCGATATCGTCAATGTCAGCGTAGTTTACCCCGGCGCCGCCCCCGCCGAAGTGGAGCAAGGGATTCTCCAACCGGTTGAGGAGGCGATTCGCGGTGTCCAGGGCATCCGTGAAGTTAGTTCCACTGCCGAGGAAGGCAACGGCTCGGTCACGATTGAGTTAATTGCCGGGGTCAACCGGATGAAGGTCTTTCAGGACATTGACCAAGCGGTTAACCGGATCCGCACCTTCCCCGACGATATTGAAGAACCGGAGGTGGTTCTGCGGAGTCGCCAGCGCGACGTCATGGAGATCGGTTTATACGGCCCCGTCGACGTCTGGACCCTGCGTCAACTCGCGGAGGAGTTGCGCATCCGCCTGCTCGCCGAAGAAGGGCTCACGCAAGTCGAGATCAACCGGGTGCCGGACTTCATGACTCACGTCGAGATTCCCCGTCATCGACTGCGGGAGTTCGGGCTCACGCTCAATGAGGTGGCCCGCATCATCGAGGATTCCAGTAACGACGTCCCCGCCGGTTCTATCGAGACCAACGCAGGGGAGATCCTTCTACGCATGAAGGAACGCAAGCAGTGGGCTGAAGAATTTGCCGAAATCAAGATTCTGACCGGTGAAGGAGGTGCGGAACTCACCCTGGGAGAGATCGCGGACGTCCGGGACGGTTTCGAAGAATATGGCTTTCACTCCCAGTTTAACGAGCAGCCCTCCGTCGAGCTGGAGATCTTCCGGGTCGGTCAGCAATCGCCGCTCGATATTGAAGAGACCGTCAAACGGGTGATGGAAGAATTTGAAGCAATTGCTCCGGAAGGAGTCCAGTTACGGATCGACAGCAACCGGGCGCAGGACTTTCGCGAGCGGCTGACCCTGCTCCTGGAAAACGGTCTGATGGCGATCGTCATCGTACTTGCCATTCTCTCCCTATTTTTGGAATTCCGCCTAGCCTTCTGGGTGATGATGGGAATGACGACTTCGTTTGTCGGTGGGATCGTCTTCCTCCCGATGCTGGGCGTGAGCATCAACATGGTCTCGATGTTCGCCTTCCTGATCTCACTGGGCATCGTCGTTGACGACGCCATCGTGGTGGGGGAAAACATCTACGAATACCGGCAGAAGGGAATGAGCCTGATCGACGCCGCTATTCAGGGCGTGCGCGATATCGCGGGGCCGGTCACCTTCAGTATCCTGACCAACGTCGTGGCCTTCGTTCCACTGCTCTTCATGCCGGGCACGACCGGTAAATTCTGGTGGCCGATTCCTGCCGTCGTGATCACCGTTTTACTGGTCTCACTCTTTGAGGCTCTGTTTATCCTGCCCGCACACCTCGGCCATGTTTCGAAGCGCCGCAGCTCAGGGATTGGCGATCGCTTACACGGGGTACAGCAAAAATTCTCAAAGGGGTTCAGCCGCTTTGTTGACACCTACTACCGCCGCGCGCTCAAGATCTGTCTCAAACATCGCTATATCACCTTCAGTGCTGCCGTTGCCCTATTTATCATTGTTGGAGGTTATGCACGTAGCGGCCATATGGGCATGATTCTAATGCCGGAAGTTGCCGCCGACGAGATCGAGGCCGGCGTCCGCTTACCGGTCGGAGTCACCCGCGACCAGTCTGCCCGCGTGGCTGAGGATATCACCAAGGCGACCCGGCGCATGTTTGATGAGCACAATCTATACGAACAGGCGGAAGGCGTAAAAACCAATGTTCGCGATGGTAATTTTATCGATGTTGAAATCGTGCTCAAGGCCCCCGCCGAACGTACGATGCGAGCCAGGGACATCATCTCACTCTGGCGCGATAATATCGGGGAAATCACCGGCGTGGACCAAATCACCTTCGAGGCCGAGCGTGGCCCCGGAGGGTGGCGGCAGGATATCGTGGTCGACCTCAGCCACACCAATATCGACACGCTCGAGCTAGCGACAGCCGCCTTCGTTGAGAGAATGGAAGGCTATGCGACGACGACCAACGTCAACGATAACTACAATCGCGGGAAGAAGCAGTTTGACTTCAAGCTCCTTCCTGAAGGTCGCTTGCTTGGTCTCACCTCCGAGGAAATCGGCCGTCAGGTACGCGACGCTTTTTACGGTTCCCTTGCCCTGCGCCAGCTGCGCGGCATTCACGAAATCGAAGTACGGGTCAAGCTTCCGGAAATCGAACGTGAGTCCCTGGACAATCTGGAGAACTTTGTTATCCGCACACCTTCCGGAGTCGAGGTGCCCCTGATGGAAGTGGTCGAAGTCAACACCACCGAAGCCTTCTCCAGTATCAATCGGCGCAATGGACGTCGCGTCGTCTCCGTTGGGATGGATGTGCAACCCAAGCGCGCGGTCGGACAAATCATTGAGGCGATCGAGCTCGAAGAGATGCCGCAGCTACAGGCGGATTTTCCGGGCCTGACCTACAGCTTCGAAGGCAGCCAATCCGACATGCGGGAGTCCACCCAAGCGCTCAAAGGCGGCTTCGTGCTGGCCATGCTTGTGATCTATTCACTGCTCGCCGTCGCCTTCGGCAGCTACATTCAACCGCTCATTGTGATGGTAGCCATTCCCTTCGGCATCATCGGCGGCGTAATCGGGCACATCCTGCTCGGCTTCGACCTCTCCCTCATCAGTTTAATGGGCATGATCGCCCTCTCCGGGGTGGTGGTCAACGACTCGCTGATCATGATTGACTTCGCCAATCGTAACCGGGGGGATCAATCCGCTTTTGATGCGATCACCCAAGCCGGGGTACGACGTTTCCGTCCAATCATTCTCACTACTCTCACCACCTTCGGCGGGCTCACCCCCATCATTCTCGAAACCTCCCAGCAAGCTGCTTACCTTATTCCCATGGCGATCTCGCTGGGCTTCGGCATCGTCTTTGCCACCTCGATCATTCTGATTCTGGTGCCGAGCCTCTATCTGATTCTTGAGGATGTTAAACCACAGTCGAAATTAACAACCGACTCCTAAAAAGCGGACTTCCGGTTCTTTCATCCGGACCACTGCCGGCAAGCAAATGATTGGACAAGCAGGGCTCCTGTCTTACTGTTGCAGTTATGAAATACCCATTCTACCTAACATGTATCTGTCTACTCATCGGTTTCGGGCTAACGTCTGCCACTGCCAAAGAATCAAAAAACGCCGAGGCCGAAGCGCTCGTCGAAAAACAATCCGCGAAAGAAGATCGTTTAAGTTGGCTTGAACGTATTTTCAACTCGAAGGGTAACCAGGCAGAGAGGGAAACATCTCGGAATGGTGAGGAAGCTGAAGATAAAGCCAATGACCGTAAAGCTGCGGCAAAAGATGCCCGAGGCTTTTCGGACAAAGAACGCGCCGTTTTGGAGGATTGGCAGCGGGGCGAGGCCGGATGGAAAAAATCAGGCAGGAAGCTTCCTCCCGGGCTACAGAAGAAAGTAGCACGCGGCGGCGAATTACCTCCCG is a window encoding:
- a CDS encoding efflux RND transporter permease subunit — protein: MEDSSNAPKGMLAWMAKKSIAANLLMLLLIAGGFWTAINIQKEVFPEFELDIVNVSVVYPGAAPAEVEQGILQPVEEAIRGVQGIREVSSTAEEGNGSVTIELIAGVNRMKVFQDIDQAVNRIRTFPDDIEEPEVVLRSRQRDVMEIGLYGPVDVWTLRQLAEELRIRLLAEEGLTQVEINRVPDFMTHVEIPRHRLREFGLTLNEVARIIEDSSNDVPAGSIETNAGEILLRMKERKQWAEEFAEIKILTGEGGAELTLGEIADVRDGFEEYGFHSQFNEQPSVELEIFRVGQQSPLDIEETVKRVMEEFEAIAPEGVQLRIDSNRAQDFRERLTLLLENGLMAIVIVLAILSLFLEFRLAFWVMMGMTTSFVGGIVFLPMLGVSINMVSMFAFLISLGIVVDDAIVVGENIYEYRQKGMSLIDAAIQGVRDIAGPVTFSILTNVVAFVPLLFMPGTTGKFWWPIPAVVITVLLVSLFEALFILPAHLGHVSKRRSSGIGDRLHGVQQKFSKGFSRFVDTYYRRALKICLKHRYITFSAAVALFIIVGGYARSGHMGMILMPEVAADEIEAGVRLPVGVTRDQSARVAEDITKATRRMFDEHNLYEQAEGVKTNVRDGNFIDVEIVLKAPAERTMRARDIISLWRDNIGEITGVDQITFEAERGPGGWRQDIVVDLSHTNIDTLELATAAFVERMEGYATTTNVNDNYNRGKKQFDFKLLPEGRLLGLTSEEIGRQVRDAFYGSLALRQLRGIHEIEVRVKLPEIERESLDNLENFVIRTPSGVEVPLMEVVEVNTTEAFSSINRRNGRRVVSVGMDVQPKRAVGQIIEAIELEEMPQLQADFPGLTYSFEGSQSDMRESTQALKGGFVLAMLVIYSLLAVAFGSYIQPLIVMVAIPFGIIGGVIGHILLGFDLSLISLMGMIALSGVVVNDSLIMIDFANRNRGDQSAFDAITQAGVRRFRPIILTTLTTFGGLTPIILETSQQAAYLIPMAISLGFGIVFATSIILILVPSLYLILEDVKPQSKLTTDS